Proteins from a single region of Macrotis lagotis isolate mMagLag1 chromosome 2, bilby.v1.9.chrom.fasta, whole genome shotgun sequence:
- the LOC141511025 gene encoding H-2 class I histocompatibility antigen, Q9 alpha chain-like — translation MEPRRSAFLLLLLLLGVPTPSRAGSHSLRYFYTGWSGSELGGPGFVIVGYVDDREFVRFDGAGPGSTRAAWMGQMDREDPEYWERETRASKNAAQVFGAGLETLRGYYNQSRGGAHTLQRMYGCEVSDGRLLRGFEQYAYDGQDYISLDTDTWTWAAVPPQAEITKRKWEAGSVAERRKAYLEEECVLWLQKYLQMGRGALTRAGTPLPSPPLPSPVGAALRALLPQPHSGPPRTPGPQGLAHRMSPPTPPLRGLSGSLINNS, via the exons ATGGAGCCCCGGCGGAgcgccttcctcctcctcctcctcctcctggggGTGCCGACCCCGAGCCGGGCAG gCTCCCACTCCCTGAGATACTTCTACACCGGCTGGTCCGGCTCCGAGCTGGGGGGGCCCGGCTTCGTGATCGTGGGTTACGTGGACGACCGCGAGTTCGTGCGCTTCGACGGCGCCGGCCCGGGTTCGACGCGGGCGGCCTGGATGGGGCAGATGGACCGGGAGGACCCGGAGTACTGGGAGCGGGAGACGCGCGCATCGAAGAACGCGGCGCAGGTTTTCGGAGCCGGCCTGGAGACCCTGCGCGGTTACTACAACCAGAGCCGGGGGG GTGCCCACACCCTCCAGCGCATGTACGGCTGCGAGGTCTCCGACGGGCGCCTCCTGCGCGGGTTTGAACAATACGCCTACGACGGGCAGGACTACATCTCCCTGGACACGGACACCTGGACGTGGGCCGCGGTCCCGCCGCAGGCGGAGATCACCAAGCGCAAGTGGGAGGCGGGCAGTGTGGCCGAGAGAAGGAAAGCCTACCTGGAGGAGGAGTGCGTGCTGTGGCTGCAGAAGTACCTGCAGATGGGCCGGGGGGCGCTGACCCGGGCAGgtactcccctcccctcccctcccctcccctcccccgtgGGCGCGGCACTCAGGGCCCTGCTCCCTCAGCCCCACTCGGGACCCCCGCGCACCCCGGGACCTCAGGGCCTGGCTCATCGGATGTCACCCCCCACCCCGCCTC TCCGTGGGCTCAGTGGGAGCTTGATCAATAACAGTTGA